From the genome of Triticum aestivum cultivar Chinese Spring chromosome 3B, IWGSC CS RefSeq v2.1, whole genome shotgun sequence, one region includes:
- the LOC123069970 gene encoding NDR1/HIN1-like protein 6, whose product MGDRAYGPSSKPVPVAAPRSANGTANGGGVGTPRPPSMVPGRVPPPPMYRPKPMQPPPGRRRSGRGWCCACCLWLTLVLVGLVFLGAIALGVFYVIYHPELPTFAVTSLRLAALNVSDSDSVTSRIEFTVTARNPNEKIAFVYGDIGAAFAADGTDIGDGTVPGFLHPSRNTTVIKGSASAAAATVDPVQAASLRSKKSHAMSVEMDSKVGFQIGQFKSKRISVRVLCGGFSAGLAKPAPSPAPIIVAAAPAPTRSKIRLSSSSTGGGGSATTDAKCKLRVKIWIWTF is encoded by the coding sequence ATGGGCGACCGGGCGTACGGGCCGTCCTCCAAGCCGGTTCCTGTGGCGGCGCCGCGGTCGGCCAACGgcacggcgaacggcggcggcgtaGGGACACCTCGGCCTCCGTCCATGGTGCCCGGTCGCGTCCCGCCCCCGCCGATGTACCGACCGAAGCCGATGCAACCGCCACCGGGCCGTCGGCGGAGCGGGCGCGGGTGGTGCTGCGCGTGTTGCCTGTGGCTGACGCTGGTGTTGGTGGGGCTGGTGTTCCTTGGAGCAATAGCGTTGGGGGTGTTCTACGTGATTTACCACCCGGAGCTTCCGACCTTCGCCGTGACGTCGCTCCGTCTGGCGGCGCTGAACGTCTCCGACTCCGACTCCGTCACCTCCCGCATCGAATTCACAGTGACCGCGCGCAACCCCAACGAGAAGATCGCGTTCGTGTACGGCGACATCGGGGCTGCCTTCGCGGCCGACGGCACGGACATCGGGGACGGCACCGTGCCGGGCTTCCTCCACCCCAGCCGCAACACGACGGTCATCAAGGGGTCGGCTTCGGCGGCGGCCGCGACGGTGGACCCCGTGCAGGCGGCCAGTCTCAGATCCAAGAAGTCCCATGCGATGTCAGTGGAGATGGACTCCAAGGTGGGTTTCCAGATCGGGCAGTTCAAGTCGAAGCGCATCAGCGTCCGTGTGCTGTGCGGTGGCTTCAGCGCGGGGCTGGCCAAGCCGGCGCCCTCCCCGGCGCCGATCATCGTGGCCGCGGCGCCTGCGCCGACCCGGTCAAAAATCAGGCTGTCGTCGTCTTCCACCGGAGGCGGCGGGTCGGCGACGACGGACGCAAAGTGTAAGCTCCGCGTCAAGATCTGGATTTGGACGTTTTGA